One Ensifer adhaerens genomic window, AGGGCGATTACTCCGCAACAAGTTCTTTGAAATGCTAGGCAAATCAGGGCTTCTGTGATTCACTTCGGGCATGGAAAACAGCCCCGATTTGCTTCCCGACGATGTTGCCGCCCTGCGAGCAGAGCTCATCGCGGCACGCGCCAAGGGCGCCCAGATCGAGGCTGAACTTGCCGTTGCCAAAGCCAAAGCGTCCGACGATCTTGCTGTCATTGCCCGGCAGAAGCTGCGCATCGAAAAACTCGAGCGGCAGCTTTACGGCCCGAAGGCAGAGCGTCGCGCCCGGCTGATCGATCAGATGGAGTTCCAACTGGCGGAGTTGGAGATGGCGGCGACCGAGGACGAACTCGCGGCCGAAATGGCGGTGGCGGCCACCGTCAATGTCGCCGGCTTTACCCGCAACCGGCCGGTGAAGAAGCCTTTGCCCGAGCATCTTCCGCACGAACGCGTCGTCGTGCCCGGTCCCGTGAGCTGCCAGTGCTGTGGTGGCGACCGACTGCGCAAGCTGGGCGAGGACATCACCGAGACCCTCGAGGTCGTTCCGCGCCAATGGAAGGTGATCCAGACGGTGCGCGAGAAGTTCACCTGCCGCGATTGCGAAAAGATCAGCCAGGCGCCGGCCCCTTTCTATGCCATCCCGCGTGGATGGGCCGGCCCCAATCTCCTGGCGATGATCCTGTTCGACAAGTTCGGCCAGCACCTGCCGCTCAACCGTCAGGTCGAGCGCTTCGAACGCGAAGGCGTTCCGCTCAGCCTGTCGACGGTGGCCGACAGCATCGGAGCTTGCTGTGCCGCACTCACTCCGCTCCTCAAACGGATCGAAGCCCATACGTTTGCGGCGGAGCGATTGCACGGTGACGACACGACGGTTCCGGTCCTGGCGGCAGGAAAGACCGATATTGCCCGAAGTTGGGTCTATGTCCGCGACGATCGCCCGTTCGGCGGCACGGCTGCACCATCGGCGATGTTCTACTATTCCCGTGACCGCGCGGGCGAGCACCCGCAGGCGCATCTCGCCGGCTATAGCAGCATTCTGCAGGCGGACGCCTATGGCGGATACACCAAGCTCTATCTTCCGGATCGACGGCCCGGCCCGATAACGGAAGCAGCCTGCTGGGTCCATGCGAGGCGGCCCTTCTACGCGATGGCCGACGTCGAGGCGAATGCGCGCCGACGAGCGCAGGGCAAGACGCCGGCTGTCATCTCGCCGATCGCCCTGGAGATGGTGCAGCGAATCGATGCCCTGTTCGACATCGAGCGCGACATCAACGGTCAGAGCGCGGAGTTCCGAAAGTCGGTTCGTCAGGAGCGCAGCAAACCCTTGGTCCTGGAGCTGGAAGCGTGGATGAAGGCTCAGCGTGCCAAGCTGTCGCGCGATCATGATCTCGCCAAGGCCTTCGATTACCTGCTGAACCGCTGGCCGGCCTTCACCCTCTTCCTCGATGACGGGCGTGTTTGCCTCTCGAACAATGCCGCCGAACGCGCCCTGCGCGGCATAGCTTTGGGTAGGAAATCGTGGTTATTCGCCGGATCGGACCGCGGTGGCCAGCGCGCCGCCGCCATGTACAGCTTGATTGTCTCGGCCAAGATGAACGGCGTCGATCCGCAAGCCTGGCTCGCCGACGTACTTCACCGCATCGCCGGTTATCCCGCGCATCGGATCGATGAGTTCTTGCCTTGGAATTGGAAGAGCGCGTCGCCAGCGGCGCACATGCACGCGGCCTGAAGATGCCGGCCATCCGGCCGCAACGCGGACCGCAAATCACGCCGAAAAATCCAAAAGCCTTCAGCCTGCGGCCTTCGCCGGATGCTTACGGTTTGAGCAAAGTAGGTCAGTCGCTCCGCCCGCCAGTCGAGTGGATCGGCGCTATGCGTTTTACGTGTCTGCAATAGGGTGGCTAGCGTCGCCGGGTTCGTCCCCGCCATCGCTGCAGGCGAACAGGCTATTTTTTCGCGAGGTGAATCGCAGCGGATTGACGTTAGGCCAAACCTCTTCGGGATCAAGGGAGACCTCCTCGATGTTGACCGGGGCGAAGCCGCCCAAGGTGCTTCCATTTTGCGAGTCCTGCAGAATCACCATGATCAAAGTCAGGTTGGCAATCTCGAGGCGGCCGTAAGTCGCATAGACGGTGAATGCCTACCAGCGGAACGCGGCACAGCGGATCGCCTTGGCGAACTCGCTCTTGCCGCTGATGCGGGCGAGCGTGCCGTCGAGATGGCGTTTCAACGTGTGCAACACGGGGACGGACCGGGCCCGCCGAGTGGCAAGCCGCATGTGTGGAACCGCGCCGTTGAGGTGCGCCGCATGTTTCGTGCAGAAAATCCCCGACGGACACGGTTCGGCTTGGGCGAGGGCGTTTGGTCTATTGCGTTTTGGAGAGGGTGTAGCTCAAAGGGATTCGAACGTGGTGTTCGAGGGGAGTACCTGAACGTGTGGGGTCGTTTTGGAGCTTGCGCGACTTGCCGTAGTCCAGGTTTACCAAGTCTATCCCAGACTATGAGCCTTGCGGGTTGGTCAGCGTCTGCTAAAAGTTCGTGGGTGATGCTGCTCGCCATAAAATGGAACGATTGGTAGGTAACCGAGCAACGGCGAGTTTTGCGCTGTACCCATTCAGCCAGAGAGGAAGCCCAATGATTTCGCAGACGCTTCGCGCCAAGTGGACCGTCATCTACGCTCTCATGTTAAGGGACATGCGAACTCGATTCGGGCGCTCCTATTTGGGATACCTGATCGCGATAGCCTGGCCGCTAGTGCATCTCAGCGGGATTGTGGTTGTCATGACCTATGTCAACAAGTTAATGCCTTTGGGGGGCGATCCGGCAGTTTTCATCGCGACCGGGGTCGTGCCCTACGTCTTGTGCTTGTATCCTTCGCGCATGATGGGATATTCGATTGACAGCAACAAACCTTTGTTTCTTTTCCCAGCCGTCAAGGCTTTAGATTTGATGATTTCGAGAGCAATCGTTGAATTTCTGACCGCGTTCGTTGTTGTTTTCCTGTTTGGTTTTTGCGCTTTCCTTGCCGGGGTCGACCTCACGCCATTGGATGTTGAAACCGGCGCTACGGCGATTTTGGCCACCGTCTATTTCGCGATATCGGTTGGAATATTGAATACGATTATATCGTCGGTTGTGAAATTTTGGAGTATATTGTTCATCGTGGTAATGTTGGCCCTATATCTTACTGCGGGTATATTTGTTCTTCCAAGTACGTTTCCAGCGTCAGTCCAGAATATTATGTGGTTTAATCCAATTTTTCAGTGTGTCGAATGGCTTAGATCTGCATACTACGAAGGATATGGTGATGAATTGCTTTCAAAAGGCTATTTGGTTTCCCTTGCCACAGTTTGCCTGTTTTTGGGGTTGCTCGGGGAGCGTTTCATTCGCGGAAAATTGCTCGCATCATGATCAGCTTATCCAATGTATTTAAGTTCTATCGGACGAATGGTCGGCCTAGAATCATATTAGACCACGTATCGACTGAATTCCGTGCCGGAACTTCCTATGCTATCCTGGGGATTAACGGCGCGGGAAAGTCTACCACGATGCGATTGCTTGGCGGTACTGAGTTGCCAAACTCGGGTAAGATTGTACGCAAGGCAAGGGTGTCGTGGCCGCTCGGGTTTGCGGGCGGATTGCACGGGGCGTTGACGGGGCGAGAAAACGTTGAGTTTGTGGCGCGTATTTACGGCCAGAAACCAAGAAAAGTCGTTGATTTCGTCGAAGACTTTGCGGAAATCGGAGCTTATATCGATGAGCCTTTCCGCACCTATTCCTCCGGAATGATGCAGCGGCTCGCCTTTGGGTTGTCAATGGCGATCGATTTCGAGTGTTACTTGATTGACGAGGTTACGGCTGTTGGGGACGCGCGTTTCCAGGCGCGTTGTCAGGCAGAATTCGATAAGCGCAGGACAAAATCCGATATCATTATGATATCGCATTCCATGGAAACAATTAAGAGCTATTGCAAACGGGCGGTAGTCCTCGCCCATGGTGTAATGTACGAATTCTCGAATATAGATGATGCAATTGAACTGTATAAGAAACTCAATCAATAGGCGGAGTGGTTCTTGATGTCGGAGACATCTCTGCTAGATGCTAAGAAGCGAACTGCCCTCCACCGAGATGCGACCGAGGCTATATCACGGGAACTGCGAAAGGCGGCAAGAAAGGCGCGCGCGCCACAACCCGTTCTTAGGGGGGGGGGTGGTTTTCGAGCGCGCAAAAGTGACCGCTATTTTCACGCGCTTTTGATGCTGCTTTTTGCCGCTTCCTTCCTTGTTCCGGTATTTGGCGCGAGTATCTATTACGGTCTGGTCGCAGCTGATCAATATGTCACTGAGGCGCGCTTTGCTGTACGATCCGGCAGCGATGCATCCGTGGTCGGCCTTTCAGCGCTCTCGTCCTTCATCGATACCGGACAGGCAAGAGACGGGTTTATAATAGCTGACTACGTGAAGAGTAGCTCGATGGTGGAGGCTCTTGGCAATCAGTATCCTCTGCGAGACATTTTTTCGAGGCCGCAGTACGATTTTCTCGCAAGGTTTGCTCCTGCGGATTCTGAGGAAGAATTGATCAAGTTTTGGGGCAAGCAGTTAGATGTTTCGGTCGACCGAAGCTCTGGCCTGGTCACAATTCGTTTACGTGCGTTTACTCCCGAAGAAAGCCTTGCATTGACGAACAGCGTCATTCTGCAAGCTGAGAAGATGGTGAACCAACTCACGCGAAAAAGTGAGATGGACACCCTCGCCAGAACGGAGAGCGAACTCCGGCTAAAGCGCGAAAAGCTACAGCGAATGGTGTCCGAGTTGCGGGATGCCCGGAATAGCGCCGGCATCCTTGACGTCGGCATGACCGCGAAGGCTTACAGTGAGCTTCTCACGGATTTGCGCTTGGAGTTGGCCAAACAGGAGTTAATCATCAAAACAACCGCGGCTGATGCACCACAGATGCAGCCGTTGGTCAACCGGGCTAACGCCTTGCGCTCGCAGATTGGCGAATACGAAAAAGCGATGGCCGGAGGAATCGATTCCGATCGCTCCCAGAGGGCAAGTCTTGCTGACATTGCCACCAAGATGCAGGAAAAAGAGATCGAGCTCTCCATCGCCAAGGAAGAATATGCAGGCGCCATGGCATCTTACGAGACTGCGCGCCTTACTACGGAGCGCCAACGCTCCTACCTTCTCACCTATGTGAAACCGTCGCTGGCCGACGAGGCGATTTATCCTCGGAGGTTTTTGATGTGGCTGGGCATCTCAGCCATATCTGCGATTCTAACTGCCGTATCGGTCGGAGTAACATTCCTCGTGCGCGACCATATGGCCAAATAGAGCGACAACAAATGTACTTCGCTATTGATACCGATCAGGGGGACATGATCGCAGGTTGGATCGTATTGGATAATCCGTCTTTGGTGCCGGAGGTGGTCATCAAGATTCCAGGTCGCGAACCCATCCCTTTTAGGGCAAACGTGCTCCGCCCGGACCTAAAGGACCATGGTCTTCACAGCACCGGCCTTGCCGGTTTCCAGATCGACAGATCGTTGATAGACGACCTTCCCGATGTTCCGCAAATTACGCTTGTCGAGGCCGAAAGCAACCTTGCTATTTTCCGCCGGAATGTGTTTGGAGCAGCGGTTCCGAAAAAGCTCCTGTTGATGGAAGTTGGCGCATTTCCGCAAGTTAAATTGTTGAAAGAAATGATGGCATTGTTCGATCTGACCTATCCGGCAATCGAGCGCTTTTCTCTTGAAACTACTTCATCAATAATTGGAGCGCATGCGCAATCTTTGTTCATTTCTGGTTATCCTAATTGGCAACGACATGGTAGTCCGTTGAGGGAGCGCGGCTTTCTTACAACCGCCATCTTAAGGGATCCATTTGAGGAACTTGCCGAACGATTGTTGACTTTGGCGCACATGAAGAAGTGGTCCAAGAATGCTGGATTGCATCCATTTTTGAAACATCATTCCGTTTTGCTGGATATCGTGGAGACTGTGGAGTTCCAGGATGATCGATCGATCCTGGCTGCTTTCAGAGGCTTGGCGCCGGAGCAGTACAACCTTCTGCGATCGCCGATGACTGCAGCTTTCGGCTGCTACCCTGAAGAAGAGGTCCAGCGGCGAAACGTAAGTATAGCACTGGACAATCTCTCGCACTTTGATCTCGTTGGAACGCGCGAACGATTAGCCGACTTCGCAGTCTTGGCGGATACTTTGATCGGCGTTCCAATTTTCGATCGCGTCCAATTTGAGAGCGTGCCGGGAGTTAACGATCTCGCGGTCATTCTGAGGAAAATTGGAATGATTGCGGACATATTAGATGAAGATATGGCATTGTATTCGTTCGCATCAGAGGCCATCGCGGTGGCCCTCAGCGATCAGACGGGAAATGGCGAAGCGCAAATTGTATTCGAGGGTAGCCGTGACCAATAGTGAACGATCACGGAAGGCGCCTTTGTTGAGATCTTTGAGGAACTCCATCAGCGCTAACACCGACGTCGACCAAGGTCCGAAGCCGACCCCAGTCGGCAAAGAAGTGCGCCGGGTAAGCGCAGTGATCAGTACTTTGGGAATGGCGGTCGCCAGACCCCTCCAAAGGATTGGTTCAGGGCTTGTGCCTTCGGCGGACGTCGCAGCGTTTGGCCGGGGAGGTGGGCTCCTTTTCAAAAGCTTCCTGCTCTTCGTTTTGGCGCCGACCGTGGCCACCTTCATTTATTTCGCCTTCATAGCGTCCGGTGTGTTCGTGTCGGAGGCGAAGCTTACTGTTCGTGATGCGATCCAGCCGGCAGGCGTTGAAAAAACCGGGAGTTCGATCCTTGGGCAGCTAAGCATAGGCAGATCCGGAGACAGCGCCCAAAACTCGATGATAGTCATGGATTACATTAAAAGCAGATCAGTCATTGAGGATGTCGGCGGCAGAGAGAAGCTGTTACAGTTATATGGTAGGGCCGATATCGACGTACTGTCGAGGTTGGCGG contains:
- the tnpC gene encoding IS66 family transposase produces the protein MENSPDLLPDDVAALRAELIAARAKGAQIEAELAVAKAKASDDLAVIARQKLRIEKLERQLYGPKAERRARLIDQMEFQLAELEMAATEDELAAEMAVAATVNVAGFTRNRPVKKPLPEHLPHERVVVPGPVSCQCCGGDRLRKLGEDITETLEVVPRQWKVIQTVREKFTCRDCEKISQAPAPFYAIPRGWAGPNLLAMILFDKFGQHLPLNRQVERFEREGVPLSLSTVADSIGACCAALTPLLKRIEAHTFAAERLHGDDTTVPVLAAGKTDIARSWVYVRDDRPFGGTAAPSAMFYYSRDRAGEHPQAHLAGYSSILQADAYGGYTKLYLPDRRPGPITEAACWVHARRPFYAMADVEANARRRAQGKTPAVISPIALEMVQRIDALFDIERDINGQSAEFRKSVRQERSKPLVLELEAWMKAQRAKLSRDHDLAKAFDYLLNRWPAFTLFLDDGRVCLSNNAAERALRGIALGRKSWLFAGSDRGGQRAAAMYSLIVSAKMNGVDPQAWLADVLHRIAGYPAHRIDEFLPWNWKSASPAAHMHAA
- a CDS encoding ABC transporter permease; protein product: MISQTLRAKWTVIYALMLRDMRTRFGRSYLGYLIAIAWPLVHLSGIVVVMTYVNKLMPLGGDPAVFIATGVVPYVLCLYPSRMMGYSIDSNKPLFLFPAVKALDLMISRAIVEFLTAFVVVFLFGFCAFLAGVDLTPLDVETGATAILATVYFAISVGILNTIISSVVKFWSILFIVVMLALYLTAGIFVLPSTFPASVQNIMWFNPIFQCVEWLRSAYYEGYGDELLSKGYLVSLATVCLFLGLLGERFIRGKLLAS
- a CDS encoding ABC transporter ATP-binding protein, whose protein sequence is MISLSNVFKFYRTNGRPRIILDHVSTEFRAGTSYAILGINGAGKSTTMRLLGGTELPNSGKIVRKARVSWPLGFAGGLHGALTGRENVEFVARIYGQKPRKVVDFVEDFAEIGAYIDEPFRTYSSGMMQRLAFGLSMAIDFECYLIDEVTAVGDARFQARCQAEFDKRRTKSDIIMISHSMETIKSYCKRAVVLAHGVMYEFSNIDDAIELYKKLNQ